Proteins encoded by one window of Aspergillus chevalieri M1 DNA, chromosome 6, nearly complete sequence:
- a CDS encoding MARVEL domain-containing protein (COG:S;~EggNog:ENOG410PSVR;~InterPro:IPR008253;~PFAM:PF01284;~TransMembrane:3 (o6-23i30-54o74-94i);~go_component: GO:0016020 - membrane [Evidence IEA]) — protein MLFNGVWTSFVAVPFLVLAPTYFPNLAHRLILVGVESVTMIFWFAGFIALAVALPGPSYCHGSDCSSLQAATTFGAFEWVLFAITSATAVMGVMRSGPSKTANVGV, from the exons ATGCTTTTCAACGGCGTGTGGACATCCTTTGTTGCAGTGCCTTTCCTTGTCCTAGCACCGACCTACTTCCCAAACCTCGCGCATCGACTCATTCTCGTCGGGGTTGAATCGGTTACCATGATCTTCTGGTTTGCCGGTTTTATTGCCTTGGCTGTTGCATTACCGGGTCCTAGTTATTGCCATGGGAGCGACTGCAGCTCTCTCCAAGCAGCGACGACTTTTGGAGCCTTTGAATG GGTTTTATTTGCCATCACATCGGCGACAGCGGTCATGGGAGTAATGCGGTCCGGTCCCAGTAAGACCGCCAACGTTGGCGTCTGA
- a CDS encoding putative arginine transporter (COG:E;~EggNog:ENOG410PF8W;~InterPro:IPR004840,IPR004841,IPR004762;~PFAM:PF13520,PF00324;~TransMembrane:12 (i68-86o92-111i118-136o148-167i174-197o203-227i299-320o340-365i397-414o426-453i473-497o503-523i);~go_component: GO:0016020 - membrane [Evidence IEA];~go_component: GO:0016021 - integral component of membrane [Evidence IEA];~go_process: GO:0006865 - amino acid transport [Evidence IEA];~go_process: GO:0055085 - transmembrane transport [Evidence IEA]), whose amino-acid sequence MGAEQDQFSVTSKSAAEKGNMAGQDPIQVDAHGYKSQELSSVDVEKNGTSGGPEQEPELKRNLKNRHLQMIAIGGTVGTGLFISSGTAVGHAGPVGAVIAYLFVGTIVYSVMASLGELTTYIPVAGAFTSYATRLIDPSLGFSMGWIYWWSWASTFAVELTATGLIIQFWEENINIAIFIAVFWVVILLLNLLPVSFYGEIEFWFSTIKVVTVLGFMIFAICIDAGAGNREYLGFRYWVHPGAFAPYLIEGNDSLAKFVGFWSVLIQAGFSYQGTELVGIAAAETENPRQTVPSAIRKTFYRILFFFVLTIFFIGLLVPYDNGDMTKDGNNANSSPLVIAAKLAGVQVLPHIINAVLLTVVLSAANSNVYSGSRILLGLANEGMAPRWFKYTTKRGVPCYSVVFTALFGLLGFLNTSNSGSTVFTWLTNISGVAGFITWASLNACHLAFMRALKARDISRDLLPYKAAWQPWYSYYGLFFNVLIILTQGFTSFIHGFSVTDFFIAYISLILFVVLYVGHKLIFRTSTVSSHEADIDTGREPLANETWETSDPAAVPWYIKGYHWIRRF is encoded by the exons ATGGGCGCCGAGCAAGACCAGTTCTCCGTTACCTCGAAATCCGCTGCGGAGAAGGGCAACATGGCCGGTCAAGACCCCATTCAAGTCGACGCCCATGGCTACAAATCTCAAGAACTGAGCAGCGTTGATGTTGAGAAAAATGGCACCAGTGGAGGACCTGAACAAGAGCCAGAGCTCAAGCGAAACCTGAAGAatcgtcatctgcaaatgATCGCTATCG GTGGCACTGTTGGAACAGGTCTTTTTATTAGCAGCGGTACTGCAGTCGGTCATGCTGGCCCCGTCGGTGCCGTAATCGCCTACCTCTTTGTCGGAACGATTGTATATTCGGTTATGGCTTCGCTGGGTGAGCTCACGACGTACATCCCAGTCGCCGGCGCATTCACGTCCTACGCAACTCGATTAATCGATCCAAGTCTTGGCTTTAGTATGGGCTGGATTTATTGGTGGTCCTGGGCTTCGACATTCGCTGTGGAATTGACGGCAACCGGCTTGATCATCCAGTTTTGGGAAGAAAACATCAACATTGCGATTTTCATTGCAGTTTTCTGGGTTGTCATCTTGCTGCTGAATCTCCTGCCAGTCAGTTTCTATGGCGAGATCGAGTTCTGGTTTTCTACCATCAAAGTGGTCACGGTTTTGGGTTTTATGATCTTCGCCATCTGTATCGACGCCGGCGCCGGTAACAGAGAATATCTAGGGTTCCGATACTGGGTGCACCCCGGCGCTTTTGCTCCGTACCTCATTGAAGGCAACGACTCGCTTGCCAAGTTTGTCGGTTTTTGGTCTGTTTTGATCCAAGCCGGCTTCTCTTATCAGGGTACCGAGCTCGTCGGTATCGCTGCCGCCGAGACCGAGAATCCGCGCCAGACTGTCCCATCCGCCATCCGCAAAACGTTTTACCGaattctctttttcttcgttcTGACCATCTTCTTTATCGGTCTGCTAGTGCCCTATGATAACGGCGATATGACCAAGGACGGAAACAACGCTAATTCGTCTCCGCTTGTCATTGCGGCCAAACTTGCCGGGGTGCAGGTGCTGCCTCACATAATCAATGCGGTTTTGTTGACTGTCGTGCTTTCGGCCGCCAACTCGAACGTCTACAGCGGCAGTCGTATCCTGCTTGGTCTGGCGAATGAAGGGATGGCGCCCAGATGGTTTAAATACACCACCAAACGTGGTGTGCCGTGTTACAGTGTGGTATTCACCGCTCTCTTTGGTTTGCTCGGGTTCTTGAACACGTCCAACTCGGGTAGCACCGTCTTTACCTGGTTGACCAACATTTCCGGTGTGGCCGGCTTTATCACCTGGGCATCATTGAACGCCTGTCACCTCGCGTTCATGCGGGCCCTGAAAGCGCGCGACATCTCGCGTGACTTGCTTCCATACAAGGCAGCTTGGCAGCCTTGGTATTCCTATTATGGACTCTTCTTCAACGTGCTGATTATCCTGACCCAAGGGTTCACATCCTTCATCCATGGGTTCAGTGTGACAGATTTCTTCATCGCCTATATCAGTCTGATTCTTTTTGTCGTCCTTTATGTGGGACACAAGCTCATCTTTCGAACATCGACTGTGAGTTCACACGAGGCGGACATCGACACGGGCCGGGAACCCCTGGCTAACGAGACGTGGGAAACGTCAGACCCGGCCGCGGTCCCGTGGTATATCAAGGGTTATCACTGGATAAGGCGTTTTTAA
- a CDS encoding Nrd1 complex RNA-binding subunit (BUSCO:EOG092629WA;~COG:A;~EggNog:ENOG410QEBN;~InterPro:IPR000504,IPR035979,IPR012677,IPR006569, IPR008942;~PFAM:PF04818;~go_function: GO:0003676 - nucleic acid binding [Evidence IEA]), translated as MSSAVAELENYLQSMLALKPPGVSGSKINSITSLCTANVQNESVLIQKIYTHFKKAPGTHKLGVLYVVDSVTRQWVEAARRAGQPAGSAAPDGTFAAGVNRVTELLTVLMTDIINNAPEDQKEKIKKLVDIWERGNTFPPHMINDFKEKLNAPALNNVKSTTPEGSPGPNHIPYGAPQQQQASNGAASATAPQSAPDTSSILKALADMAKQNTAAPAAPAVPAQTNNPLAALTPQTAAAPQPVTTSVDQASQQGAAQPNVNPFAAGTMAANPFAALAGMAQNPALVQPQSQSQTPNPMTAPQNPLAALLPQAAAVPAQPTPAMAPDALQQQLQLVQLLMAQGIPQDQWATALQLLSLSSSAGMGGMPGQAPGFPGLSSQNLGAWGGRPDSQTRDLDPRERDYMRSPPGQYRRRSRSPGWDRRRDVSPPRRRDSPVYGEYHGDSPGRRGGDPRDMRGRRDYRQRSPPGRRRRSPSPRKDLALPPPGPKLIEWDYSIGQGNLKVLSRTLFVGGVTSSEAHLRSLFGKFGIVQTCIVNIDKRHAFIKMICRNDAVNAREGMESYKSGDMQLRTRWGVGFGPRDCSDYQTGVSVIPIERLTEADRKWLLTAEYGGTGGRPMESGMVVEEPDIEIGAGVSSKAISRRIATDTGGKRGPVSSRTQQDRFRRPERENPPGAGGQGDRDAANVNNVGVPPAVPGFGFSFPGMPMFPPGFMMGGAQAGSQPPPPGQGS; from the exons ATGTCTTCGGCAGTAGCAGAGCTGGAGAACTACCTCCAATCAATGCTTGCTCTCAAGCCACCAGGTGTCTCGGGTTCGAAGATCAACAGCATCACCTCGCTTTGCACCGCCAACGTTCAG AACGAATCCGTCCTCATCCAAAAGATCTACACCCATTTCAAGAAGGCACCAGGGACACACAAGTTGGGCGTACTCTATGTTGTAGACTCTGTAACTCGACAGTGGGTAGAAGCAGCACGCAGAGCAGGCCAGCCAGCCGGCAGTGCTGCTCCAGATGGAACCTTCGCTGCTGGCGTTAACAGAGTGACCGAACTGCtcaccgtcttgatgacggATATCATAAACAATGCTCCTGAAGATCAAAAG GAAAAAATCAAGAAGTTGGTTGACATCTGGGAGCGTGGAAATACTTTCCCACCCCATATGATCAACGACTTCAAGGAGAAACTAAATGCTCCCGCTCTGAACA ATGTTAAATCCACTACCCCAGAAGGATCTCCAGGTCCAAATCACATACCTTATGGTGCtcctcaacagcagcaagcTTCCAATGGTGCCGCTTCGGCGACCGCACCTCAGTCGGCGCCGGATACTTCTAGTATTCTGAAAGCCCTGGCGGATATGGCCAAACAAAACACTGCGGCTCCGGCAGCCCCGGCAGTTCCAGCGCAAACAAATAACCCACTTGCCGCTCTAACACCGCAGACTGCCGCCGCTCCTCAGCCAGTGACTACGTCCGTTGACCAGGCCTCGCAACAGGGAGCCGCGCAGCCTAACGTGAACCCCTTTGCTGCGGGAACTATGGCGGCGAATCCATTCGCAGCTCTGGCTGGCATGGCTCAGAATCCAGCGTTGGTTCAGCCTCAGAGTCAGTCTCAGACACCTAACCCAATGACTGCTCCGCAAAACCCGCTTGCTGCACTCCTGCCACAGGCGGCTGCAGTTCCTGCCCAACCCACGCCAGCTATGGCACCAGATGCCCTTCAGCAACAACTCCAGCTTGTGCAGCTGTTGATGGCACAAGGAATTCCCCAGGATCAATGGGCTACTGCTCTGCAACTCCTCTCTCTGTCCAGTTCTGCCGGCATGGGCGGCATGCCTGGACAAGCCCCCGGATTCCCTGGATTGTCAAGTCAGAACTTGGGTGCTTGGGGCGGTCGTCCGGACTCTCAAACGCGTGATCTTGACCCTCGTGAGCGTGACTACATGCGCTCGCCCCCGGGCCAATATCGTCGTCGTTCCCGTTCCCCTGGCTGGGATAGGCGCCGTGACGTGTCCCCTCCTCGCAGACGCGATAGTCCTGTCTATGGAGAATACCATGGAGACTCCCCGGGTCGCAGAGGTGGAGATCCCCGGGACATGCGTGGTCGACGGGACTACCGTCAACGAAGCCCTCCGGGTCGCAGACGTCGCTCGCCATCTCCCCGTAAAGACCTAGCTCTTCCCCCCCCTGGCCCGAAGTTGATCGAATGGGACTACTCCATTGGCCAAGGCAATCTGAAAG TACTGAGCCGAACTCTCTTTGTCGGTGGTGTCAC TTCATCCGAAGCGCATCTCCGTTCGCTGTTCGGCAAGTTTGGTATCGTTCAGACTTGCATTGTCAATATCGACAAGCGCCACGCTTTTATCAAAATGATCTGCCGCAATGACGCTGTCAATGCTCGTGAAGGAATGGAATCGTACAAATCTGGAGACATGCAACTTAGA ACCCGATGGGGTGTGGGATTCGGTCCACGTGATTGCAGCGACTACCAGACCGGTGTCAGTGTCATTCCGATCGAGAGACTCACAGAGGCGGACCGCAAGTGGCTGCTTACTGCGGAGTATGGTGGAACTGGTGGCAGACCCATGGAAAGTGGCATGGTCGTCGAGGAGCCAGATATCGAAATTGGTGCCGGTGTCTCGTCCAAAG CCATCAGCAGACGCATTGCAACCGACACTGGAGGCAAGCGGGGACCAGTCTCTTCTCGCACTCAGCAGGATCGCTTCCGCCGCCCAGAACGTGAGAACCCCCCTGGAGCTGGCGGCCAGGGTGACCGTGACGCTGCCAATGTGAACAACGTTGGTGTTCCCCCAGCAGTACCTGGATTCGGCTTCTCCTTCCCAGGAATGCCCATGTTCCCTCCGGGATTCATGATGGGCGGAGCACAGGCAGGATCTCAGCCGCCACCTCCTGGTCAAGGCAGCTAA
- the cit1 gene encoding citrate (Si)-synthase CIT1 (COG:C;~EggNog:ENOG410PFD1;~InterPro:IPR019810,IPR002020,IPR010109,IPR036969, IPR016142,IPR016143;~PFAM:PF00285;~go_function: GO:0004108 - citrate (Si)-synthase activity [Evidence IEA];~go_function: GO:0046912 - transferase activity, transferring acyl groups, acyl groups converted into alkyl on transfer [Evidence IEA];~go_process: GO:0006101 - citrate metabolic process [Evidence IEA]) — translation MASALKLGTSTLRSSIAAKPAVQSAAFNGLRAYSTGKAKSLKETFADKLPGELEKVKKLRKEHGNKVIGEVTLDQAYGGARGIKSLVWEGSVLDSEEGIRFRGKTIPECQELLPKAPGGQEPLPEGLFWLLLTGEVPSEQQVRDLSAEWAARSDLPKFLEELIDRCPSTLHPMAQFSLAVTALEHESAFAKAYAKGINKKDYWNYTFEDSMDLIAKLPTIAAKIYRNVFKDGKVAPIQKDKDYSFNLANQLGFGNNSDFVELMRLYLTIHSDHEGGNVSAHTTHLVGSALSSPMLSLAAGLNGLAGPLHGLANQEVLNWLTKMKQSVGSDLSDQSIKDYLWSTLNSGQVVPGYGHAVLRKTDPRYVSQREFALRKLPDDPMFKLVSQVYKIAPGVLTEHGKTKNPFPNVDAHSGVLLQYYGLTEANYYTVLFGVSRALGVLPQLIIDRGLGAPIERPKSFSTEAFAKLVGAQL, via the exons ATGGCTTCCGCTCTCAAGCTCGGAACCTCTACTCTGCGTTCCTCCATTGCCGCTAAGCCGGCTGTACAGTCCGCTGCCTTCAACGGTCTGCGCGCCTACTCGACCGGCAAGGCTAAG TCCCTCAAGGAGACCTTTGCCGACAAGCTCCCCGGTGAGCTTGAGAAGGTCAAGAAGCTCAGGAA GGAGCATGGCAACAAGGTCATTGGCGAGGTCACCCTTGACCAGGCCTACGGTGGTGCCCGTGGTATCAAGTCCCTCGTGTGGGAG GGTTCTGTCCTAGACTCTGAGGAGGGTATCCGTTTCCGTGGCAAGACC ATCCCCGAGTGCCAGGAACTCCTGCCCAAGGCCCCCGGTGGCCAGGAGCCTCTCCCAGAGGGTCTCTTCTGGCTCCTCTTGACCGGTGAGGTCCCATCTGAGCAGCAAGTCCGTGACCTGTCTGCCGAGTGGGCTGCTCGCTCCGACCTCCCCAAGTTCCTCGAGGAGCTCATCGACCGCTGCCCCAGCACCCTCCACCCCATGGCCCAGTTCTCTCTGGCCGTCACTGCCCTTGAGCACGAGTCTGCTTTCGCCAAGGCCTACGCTAAGGGTATCAACAAGAAGGACTACTGGAACTACACCTTCGAGGACTCGATGGACCTCATCGCCAAGCTGCCCACCATCGCCGCCAAGATCTACCGCAACGTCTTCAAGGACGGCAAGGTTGCCCCCATCCAGAAGGACAAGGACTACTCCTTCAACTTGGCCAACCAGCTTGGCTTTGGCAACAACAGCGACTTCGTTGAACTCATGCGTCTGTACCTGACCATCCACTCCGACCACGAGGGTGGTAACGTGTCCGCCCACACTACCCACCTTGTCGGTAGTGCTCTGAGCTCCCCCATGCTCTCTCTCGCCGCCGGTCTCAACGGTCTTGCTGGTCCTCTCCACGGATTGGCTAACCAGGAGGTTCTCAACTGGCTCACCAAGATGAAGCAGTCCGTCGGCAGCGACCTCAGCGACCAGTCCATCAAGGACTACTTGTGGTCCACCCTCAACTCCGGCCAGGTCGTTCCCGGATACGGCCACGCCGTGCTCCGTAAGACTGACCCCCGTTACGTCTCTCAGCGCGAGTTTGCCCTCCGCAAGCTGCCTGATGATCCCATGTTCAAGCTGGTCAGCCAGGTCTACAAGATCGCTCCTGGCGTTCTGACCGAGCACGGCAAGACCAAGAATCCCTTCCCCAACGTCGACGCT CACTCTGGTGTCCTCCTGCAGTACTACGGCCTGACTGAGGCCAACTACTACACCGTCCTCTTCGGTGTCTCCCGTGCTCTGGGTGTCCTTCCTCAGCTGATCATTGACCGTGGTCTCGGTGCCCCCATCGAGCGCCCCAAGTCTTTCAGCACTGAGGCTTTCGCCAAGCTCGTCGGTGCTCAGCTGTAA